The Callospermophilus lateralis isolate mCalLat2 chromosome 18, mCalLat2.hap1, whole genome shotgun sequence nucleotide sequence AGTGCAGAGGGAGCCTGATCCACCAAGCTGGAGGGAAGCAGAGAACCAGATGACCTGTGGGCAAGAGCCTTTACTGGGAGCCAGGGTGGACCACACAAGAAAATGAGCAAGGGATTTCATGGGTACTTTGATTGTTATTAGGTCATGGCCAGGGAAGTACGAAGGGGAACATGTGGCAGGAACCAAGGTTATACACTGGTGCTCCTGGTCACCTGGTTGGCATGCTCATGGTGTTGGTAGAGACCTTGACGCAGCAGAAACATATGAATACATACACAAAAAAGATATGAATGTTAGGAGGCAAAGTCATTGGGGGTCACCTGAAAGTCTGTCTACATAAACAGCACCAGCCTAACAATGAACCTAGAGGTTCATTTTTCAGAGTAGACAAAAAGGAGGTGCCTATGAGGCAGGAGACCAGTTCTCAAGAAAAGGTTCCTGAAAGCAACAGAAGGATTGCTTCAAATTTGCAGAATTAAAATCTGCAGAGTTTAATTAAGATGGGAGCTGGAAAAGGATCTTATTCCTCAATATTCACATGAGTGTTGaacttgtattttaaaatacagcAGGAAGCTACTGCCGTAATAGCATCCAGGACCGCTTGGGGCGCTCGGGAGAGTGTTCGCTCTACGCTCGCGCACATCGCCACTCACGCATGCGCACCGTCAATAGCGTTCGACCCCGttaccgtttttttttttttttttttttttttttttttgtgtgtgtgtgtgtgtgtgtgtgtgtgtgtgtgtgtgtgtgtgtgtgtgtgtgtgtgtgtgtgtgtgtgtgtgtgtgtgtgtgtgtgtgtgtgtgtgtgtgtgtgtgtgtgtgtgtgtgtggaaacgCTCTGGCGTTGGCGGagtgggctcagcggtagagatgTCCGAGATGAACCCAATGAATGGCGTCAGCGACGTCTTACAGGCTGGCGTAGGCGGCAGGAGTCGGGCTCCGGAGGCCCAGGAAGGGCCAGTAGCCGGAGCCGCCCAGCCCATGGCGCGGGTGCTCGGCCCGACTCACAGGCGCGACCCAGGCCTCGCCCCAGGCCCGATGTCACTGCCAAACCTTCCAGGGCAGCTTGGCCTTTTGGGAGTTAATCAGCAGCGGCTCTTCCACCAGTACCTGGACAGG carries:
- the Eid2b gene encoding EP300-interacting inhibitor of differentiation 2B: MSEMNPMNGVSDVLQAGVGGRSRAPEAQEGPVAGAAQPMARVLGPTHRRDPGLAPGPMSLPNLPGQLGLLGVNQQRLFHQYLDRCPLVPVRLLRAIEERRRLFVEGCKAREAAFDANPPPLDSEAVAFTLALTSSEAGSPLAD